The Euphorbia lathyris chromosome 8, ddEupLath1.1, whole genome shotgun sequence genome has a window encoding:
- the LOC136203321 gene encoding F-box protein CPR1-like: MAYLPPELINEILLVLPVKSLLRFRCISKSFYAIINSKDFIYSHLHTSSQKRIHRKLIFRCRNYNKKHYGIHALDINGSVEEILLDSVLPDNRPLFVASYNGLVLLNTTDNKLAILNPSTRNYLELPAFPMNFTLVGNWKNRLGLGYDSTTDDYKVLLIIPAKPYCHVWIFELRSSCWRRIQDFPYIVVHKAGDGGGFVDGYMHFLCNGTREELHTIVAFDVAKETFSVVPQPSEFKGSYSKWLKVFEGCLCVQVYSPRKDDFLVDIYVWKKEGVDFTWIKLFSLLAELDNPITQGYLGYSKEGDKVLLFSFPYIYSYDLKEKSIEKIETSIVNKLDKFNYSFCLKSFVSVHS; the protein is encoded by the coding sequence ATGGCATATCTGCCGCCGGAATTGATCAATGAAATTTTGTTAGTGTTGCCGGTGAAGTCACTACTTCGCTTTAGATGCATTTCAAAGTCGTTCTATGCCATCATTAACAGCAAAGATTTTATCTATTCTCATCTCCATACATCTTCTCAGAAAAGGATTCATCGCAAGCTGATTTTCCGATGTCGGAATTACAATAAAAAGCATTACGGAATTCATGCTTTGGATATCAATGGCTCCGTAGAAGAGATTCTACTTGATTCTGTGTTGCCAGACAATCGCCCTTTGTTTGTTGCTTCCTATAACGGTTTGGTTCTCTTGAATACAACGGACAACAAATTAGCTATATTGAATCCATCAACCAGAAACTACCTGGAACTTCCCGCGTTTCCTATGAATTTTACTTTAGTTGGTAATTGGAAAAACCGGTTGGGTTTGGGTTATGACTCGACCACAGATGATTACAAGGTCCTACTAATTATACCCGCGAAGCCGTATTGTCATGTTTGGATTTTTGAGTTGAGGTCAAGTTGTTGGAGAAGGATTCAAGATTTTCCTTACATCGTTGTTCATAAAGCCGGGGATGGAGGTGGTTTTGTAGATGGCTATATGCATTTTTTATGCAACGGAACACGGGAGGAATTACATACAATTGTTGCATTTGATGTTGCTAAAGAGACGTTCTCCGTAGTACCTCAACCTTCCGAATTCAAAGGATCATATAGTAAATGGTTGAAGGTTTTCGAAGGATGTCTTTGCGTCCAAGTTTACTCGCCGAGGAAGGATGATTTTCTTGTTGATATATATGTTTGGAAGAAGGAAGGAGTCGACTTTACTTGGATTAAATTATTTTCTCTTCTAGCAGAATTGGATAATCCTATAACTCAAGGATATTTGGGATATTCAAAGGAAGGAGATAAGGTTCTTCTTTTCAGTTTTCCATACATATATTCGTATGATCTTAAAGAAAAAAGTATTGAAAAGATTGAAACAAGTATTGTAAACAAGCTGGATAAGTTTAATTATAGTTTCTGCCTCAAAAGTTTTGTGTCCGTACACtcttaa